In Bradyrhizobium sp. WBOS07, the genomic window TGTGGTCGAGGGCATCGCGACCGCGACCGAGGTTTCCACCATCGGCATCGTCTATGGCGCGCTGGTCGGCCTGCTCGTCTACCGCCGCTTCGACTGGCGGCGGCTGTTCCCGATGCTGGTCGAGACCGCGGCGCTGTCGGGCGCGATCCTGCTGATCATCGGCACGGCGACCGGCATGGCCTGGGGCCTGACGCAATCCGGCTTCTCGCGCTCGCTGGCGGCCGCCATGACCGGATTGCCCGGGGGCGCTGCGACCTTCATCGCCGTTTCGATCCTGGCTTTCGTCATCCTGGGCAGCGTGCTGGAAGGCATTCCGGCGATCGTGCTGTTTGGGCCGCTGCTGTTTCCGATCGCCCGGGCCGTCGGCGTGCACGAGGTGCACTACGCCATGGTGATCATTCTCGCCATGGGCATCGGGCTATTCGCCCCGCCCTTCGGCGTCGGCTATTATGCCGCCTGCGCCATCGGACGCGTCGATCCGGCCGAAGGTATCCGGCCGATCTGGGGCTATCTGCTGGCGTTGCTGGCGGGATTGATCATCGTCGCGATCTTCCCCTGGATCTCGATCGGATTCCTTTGAGGCGCAGTTTAAGGAGGGTGTCGATGAGCGAGCGGCGGAACCAGTACAATGTCGGTCTCGACAAGACGCCCGCCAATTACGTGCCGCTGAGCCCGCTGAGCTTTCTCGCGCGCAGCGCCGCCGTCTATCCCGATCATGTCAGCACGGTCTATGAGGGCCGCAGCTTCACGTGGGCTGAGACCCATGAGCGCTGCCGGCGCTTTGCGTCCTGGCTCGCGCGCAAGGGGATCGGCGTCGGCGACACCGTCGCTGCGATGTTGCCGAACATCCCGGCGATGAACGAGGCGCATTTCGCCGTGCCCATGACCGGCGCCGTGCTCAACGCGCTGAACATCCGTCTCGACGCGCCGTCGATCGCGTTTCAGCTCGACCATGGCGGCGCGAAGATCATCCTGGTCGACCCGGAATTCTCGGGCGTCATCACCGACGCGCTGGCGCAGATGACGGGCCCCAAGCCGCTCGTGGTCGACGTCGACGACGCATCGTTCAAAGGCGGCAGCCGCATCGGCGAGATCGAGTATGAGGCGGCCGTCGCCGAGGGCGATCCGAACTTCGCGGCGATCACGCCAAACGACGAATGGGACGCGATCGCGCTGAGCTACACCTCGGGCACGACGGGTAATCCCAAGGGCGTCGTCACCCATCATCGCGGCGCCTACCTCAATGCCGTCAGCAACATCCTCGCCGGCAATCTCGGCCAGCATCCGGTCTATCTCTGGACGCTGCCGATGTTCCACTGCAACGGCTGGTGTTTCCCGTGGACCATCGCGGCGGCCGCCGGCATCAATGTCTGCCTGCGCAAGGTCGAGCCGACCAGGATCTTCGAGCTGATCAAGGCGCACGGCGTCACCCATATGTGCGGCGCGCCGATCGTCTACAACACGCTGATCAACGCCCCCGACGCGCCCAAAGGCAGCGCGGCCCGCCGCGTCGTCGGCCTGATCGCCGGCGCCGCGCCGCCGGTCGCGGTGCTCGAAGGCGCCGAAAGCATCGGCATCAAGCTGACGCATGTCTACGGCCTGACCGAGGTCTACGGCCCCGCCTCCGTCTGCGCCGAGCAGCCCGGCTGGGACGAACTCCCAGCGCCCGAGCGCGCGCGCATGAAGCGCCGGCAGGGCGTGCCCTACCCGCTCGAGGAACGCGTCACCGTCATCGATCCGCAGACCATGCAGGAGGTGCCGCGCGACGGCGAGACCATCGGCGAGGTCATGTTCCGCGGCAACATCGTGATGAAGGGCTATCTCAGGAACGAGAAGGCGACCAGGGAGGCGTTCGAGGGCGGCTGGTTTCACACCGGCGATCTCGGCGTGCTCGACGAGCACGGCTACGTCATCATCAAGGATCGCTCCAAGGACATCATCATCTCCGGCGGCGAGAACATCTCCTCCGTCGAGGTCGAGGACATCCTCTACAAGCACCCGGCCGTGCTGTTCGCCGCCGTGGTCGCAAAGCCCGATCCCAAGTGGGGCGAAGTGCCCTGCGCCTTCGTCGAGCTGAAGGACGGCGCCAGCGCCAGCGAAGCCGATATCATCGCCTTCTGCCGCTCGCACATGAGCGGCTTCAAGACGCCGAAGGCCGTCGTGTTCGGGCCGATCCCGAAGACGTCCACCGGCAAGATCCAGAAATTCCTGCTGCGCAACGAGGTCGGATCGGCGAAGGCGATCTCGGCCTGAGCTGATTGCAGATAAGCTTCCGCCCGCACGCCGGAAGGCGGCGGGCGGAAGGCCTCAACCTCACATCTTCTTGTAGGCGTCGACGATCGCCTGACCATCGGCGCCAGCCTTCTTGAGCCAGTCGGCCGTCAGCTGCTCGCCGATCTTCTGGAAGCCGGATTTGAGCGCCGGGCTCGGCGGCTCGACATTCATGCCTTTTGCCTTGAGCTGGTCGAGGTACCAGGTGCTCTTGTCCTGCCAGGCCTTCCAGCCACGGGTTTCCGCCGTTGCCGCCGCCTTGAGGATGGCCTCCTGGGTCGGCTTGTCGAGCGCGTCGAACGCGGCCTTGTTGACGAAGGTGTAGTCCTTCGGAATCCAGGCTTGAACGTCGTAGAAATATTTGAGCGACTCCCAGGCCTTCGCGTCGTAGCCCGTGCCGCCCGACGACATGAAGGAATTGACCACCCCGGTCGCCAGCGCCTGCGGCAGTTCAGCGGCCTGGATCGTGACAGACTGCGCGCCGACCAGCTCGCCGATGCGCGCGGTCCCGACGTTATAGGCGCGCCATTTCAGGCCTTTCATATCCTCGATGGTCGCGAGCGGCTTGTTGACATAGACGCCTTGCGGCGCCCACGGCACGACAAACAGCAGCTTGAGGCCCTGCGCATCGAGCTTCTTGACGATCGCAGCCTTGGAGGCCTGATACAGCTTCATCGCGTCCGGAAAGCTGGTCGCGAGGAACGGCACGACGTCGACGCCGAACACGGGATCCTCGTTCTCGTGGATCGAGAGCAGCACCTCGCCCATCTGCGCCTGACCGGTCACCACCGCGCGCTTGATGTCCGGTGCCTTGAACAGCGAGGCGCCGGGATGGACGGTGATCTGCAGCTTGCCTGATGTTGCGGCCTCGACGTCCTTGGCGAAGGCGACGAGATTCTCGGAGTGCGGATTGTCGGCGGGATAGGCCGCCGGCAGATTCCATTTGGTCTGGGCTAAAGCGGGCGTTGCCGCCAGAATTGCGCAGGCCATCAGGCCTGCACCGATGAAACGAGACTTCATTGAACTTCTCCTCCCGGTCAAATTGAACGCGTGGCTTGGTCAGTCTGGAAAGGCGAGCTTGGGCAGGAACATCACGATCTGTGGATACTCCGTGATGATGAACACGGAGGCGAGCAGCAGCACGAAAAACGGAAACGCCGCCCGCGCGACGGTGAACGTGTCGCGCCCGCTCATGTTCTGGAGCACGAACAGATTGAAGCCGACCGGCGGCGTGATCTGCGCCATTTCGACATGGATGATGAGGTAGACGCCGAACCAGACCAGATCGAGGCCGGCCTGCCTGACCATGGGCAGCACGATGACGGCGGTCAGAACGATCATCGAGATGCCGTCGATCAGGCATCCCAGGATGATGTACATGATGCTGAGATAAAGCGCGAGCATTCCCGGCGTGAGCTGTTGCCCCTGCACCCAAGTGGCGAGCGCCGCCGGAATGCCCGTATAGGCCATCGCTGCCGTGGTGTAGGCCGCGCCCGCCAGGATCAGCATGATCATGCAGGTCAGGCGCGTGGCGCTCATGATGCTCTCGAGGAAATTTTTCCGCGTGAGCGTGCCGCTCCACCAGGCCAGTAGCAATGCCCCGGTGACGCCCCAGGCGGCGCATTCGGTCGCGGTCGCAAAACCAAGCACGAGCGAAAGGAAGACCGCGAGGATCAGCAGCAGGCAGGGCGCGAGCTTTGCCGACTCGCGCAGCTTCTGCCGGAATGGCATCGGCGGATCGCGCGGCGGAACCTTCTTGGGATTGAGCAGCGACCAGATGATGATGTAGCCGGAATAGAGCACCATCACCAGCACGCCCGGCAGGAAGCCGCCGAGGAACACCTGCAGCACGGAGACATTCGCCGTGACCGCGTAGACCACCATCGGGATCGAGGGCGGAATCAGGAGGCCGAGCGTGCCCGAGCCTGCGAGCGATCCGAGGCTCAAGCCTTTATCGTAGCCGCGCTTGTCGAGCTCGGGCAGCGCGATCTTGCCGATCGTCGCGCAGGTCGCCGCCGAAGAACCCGAGACCGCCGCGAAGATGCCGCAGCCGATCACGTTGACGTGGGTCAGGCGCCCGGGCAGCCATTGCACCCAGGGCGACAATCCCCGGAACATCTCTTCCGACAGTTTGGTGCGGAAGAGAATCTCTCCCATCCAGATGAACAGCGGCAGCGCGGCCAGGGTCCAGGACGAGCTGGCGCTCCAGGTGGTGGTCGCAAGCACCGCGCCGAGCGGCAGGCTCGTGGTCAACGACATCGCCACGAAGCCGACGAGCCCGAGCGAGACCGCAATCCAGACGCCGCTTCCCAGCAGCAGGATCATGACGCCGAGCAGGATGAAAGAGAGCTCGATCATGCCAAGATTGGCCATGGTCAACCTCCGCCGCCCTGCGAGATGCGTTCGACGAACTCTTCCGGCGTCTCGTCCGGCGAGCCCTTCTCGTAGCTCGGGCGGCCGCCGCCGACGACATTGACCATTTCGTCGATGAGCGCGATCGACAGGATCGCAAGACCGCCGGCAAAGCCGAGCTGCGGAATCCAGAGCGGAAGCGCGACCACGCCCTGCGCCACGTCGTTGAAGCGCCAGGAATCGTAGGTCATCTGCACGGCATAGCGGGTGAAATAGAGAATGAAGACGGTGGCGATACCCAGCGCCACGATCTCCGCGACCTGCTTGGTCCGCCCGTGCAGCCGCTCCAGCAGCAGGCCGACGCGGATCATCTCTCCCCGCTTGAAGGTATGCGCAAGGCCGAGGAAAGCCATCGCGGCCATGCACCACGACGCGAAGTCATCGCCGGCGGGAATGTTGATCGCAAACTGGCGGCCGACCGACATCAGCATCATGATGGCAAAGATCGCAACCAGGAAGACGCCGGCGGCGTAGCCTGCCCCGAGATAAAGAAGATCCAGCGCGCGGCGCACCGGTCCACCAGCCGTTTCGTCGTCCCCAGCCACCAATCCCATCCTCACACGAGGCGTTTCGGCGGGCCCGGCGATCGCATATCGCGCGCCGCCGATCCTGCTTCAATATCGCCCTTGGCCAACGCCCAGTCTTTCAGACGTTAGATCAACATGATGGAGCCGACGCAAGCAAGGACTATGCCTGCCGGCAGGCGAATTTCTACCGCAGGTTCAATGCGTCTCCAGCCGTAGCCCGTCAAAGGCGGGCACGACGCCCGCGGGCAGCGATTGCCGGATCACCTCGTAATCGACATCGGCGGTCATGTTGGTGATGACAGCGCGCTTTGGCTTGAACCGCTCGATCCAGGACAGCGCGTCATTGATGCTGAAATGGCTGACATGGTTGGTGTAGCGCAGGCCGTCGACGATCCAGAGGTCGAGATCTTCCAGCGCATCCCAGCTCTCGCGCGGGATGTCGTTGAGGTCGGGTGTGTAGGCTGCATTCCCGATGCGATAGCCCAGCGCGGGAATGTTGCCATGTTGGACCAGAAAGGCGGTCATCGTCACGGCGCCCCCCTTCCCCAGGATGGTCTGGCTTTCGCCGGCTTCGATCGAATGCCGCGTCAGGATCGGCGGATAGTCGCTGCCCTCCGGCGAGATGAAGCAATAGGAGAAGCGCGACAGGATGTCCTTGGCGGTCGACTGGTTGAAATAGGTCGGGATGCGGCGGCGCATGTGCATCACGACCGATCGCAGATCGTCCATGCCGTGGGTCTGGTCGGCGTGCTCATGCGTCAGGAACACCGCATCGATGTGATCGACGTTGGTCGAGAGCAATTGCTCGCGCAAATCCGGCGACGTGTCGATCAGGATGCGCGTGGTGCCGTGCTCGGATTTCCGTTCGACCAGCAGCGAGCAGCGGCGGCGGCGGTTCTTGGGATTGTTGGGATCGCAGGCGCCCCAGCCGAGCGCCGGGCGCGGCACGCCGGCGGAGGAGCCGCAGCCCAGGATCGTCAGTGTCAGCGTCATGCGGCTCCCGGTTTCAAGGCTTCACCTTCGAGAACAGGCGGAAGAAATTCTCACTGGTCTGGCGCGCGATCTCGTCGAACGGCACCCCACGCGTCTCGGCCAGCACTTTTGCCACCTCCACCACATAGGCCGGTTCGTTGCGTTTGCCGCGGAACTTGCCCGGCGCAAGATAGGGCGAGTCGGTTTCGACCAGGATACGATCGGAGGGCAGTTCGGCCGCGAGCGCGCGCAGGGCTTCCGACTTCTTGAAAGTCAGGATGCCCGTGAAGCCGATATAGAGCCCGAGCGACACCGCCTTCAGTGCCAGCTCGCGCCCGCCGGTGTAGCAATGCAGCACGGCGCGAAACGATCCCTTGGCCGCCTCGTCTTCCAGGATGCGGGCGCAGTCCTCGTCGGCTTCGCGGGTATGGATCACCAGCGGCAGGCCGGTGGCGCGGGCGGCGGCGATGTGGGCGCGAAAGCCCCGCGCCTGCGCCTCCGGCGAGCCGTTGTCGTAGAAATAGTCGAGGCCGGCCTCGCCGAGCGCGACGACCTTGGGATGCTCCGTCAACGCAACCAGCTCGTCCGATGCAATGCCGTCCTCCTCATCCGCGTTGTGCGGATGGGTGCCGACCGAGCAATAGACGTCGTCGTAGCGTTCGGCGATGGCAAGAAGCTGATTGAGCTTCCGAACCCGAGTCGAGATCGTGACCATGCGCCCGATCCCGGCCGCGCGCGCCCGCGATACGATGCCGTCGAGATCTTCCGCAAAGTCCGGAAAATCCAGATGGCAGTGGCTGTCGACCAGCATCGGCGAATGCCTCTAGGCCGCCGGCTCGATGTAGCGCGGGAACGCCGGCGTCGGAGCCGGAAGCGTCGAGCCGGGCGCGATCCGCTTGGCACCTCCGAGCATGGCGAAGCTGCGCTCCCCCTCCGGGACTCCGAGGCTGTCGAGCAGCTTGCCGGATGCGGCCGGCATCGCGGGCTGAGCCAGAATCGCGATCTGGCGCACGACCTCGGCGGTGACGTAGAGCACCGTCTTCTGTCTGGCCGGATCGGTCTTGGCGAGCGCCCACGGCGCCTCGCCGGCGAAATAGCGGTTGGCCTCCGCGACCACGGCCCAGACGGCGTTGAGCCATTGATGGATCTGCTGCGTCGCCATGGCTTCGCGGGACGCGGCCACCATGCCGTCGGCCATCGCGAGGATCGCCTTGTCGTTGTCGCTGAACTCGCCGGGCTCCGGCAGCACGCCGCCGAGTTGCTTGGCGATCATCGACAACGAGCGCTGCGCCAAATTGCCGAGATCGTTGGCAAGGTCCGCGTTGATGCGCGCGACGATGGCTTCGTGATTGTAGTTGCCGTCCTGTCCGAACGGCACCTCGCGCAGGAAGAAATAGCGCATCTGGTCGACGCCGTACTGGTCGGCGAGGTTGAAGGGATCGACGACGTTGCCGACCGACTTCGACATCTTCTCGCCCCTGTTGAACAGGAAGCCGTGGGCATAGACCCGTTTCGGCAGCGGGATGCCGGCCGACAGCAGGAACGCCGGCCAGTATACGGCGTGGAAACGGATGATGTCCTTGCCGATGATGTGCACGTCGGCCGGCCAGTAGCGCCAGTTCTTGTCGCTCTCGTCGGGAAAGCCGACGCCGGTGATGTAGTTGGTCAGCGCGTCGACCCAGACATACATCACGTGCTCTTCGTCGCCGGGCACCTTCACGCCCCAGTCGAACGTCGTGCGCGAGATCGAGAGATCGCGCAGGCCGCCCTTGACGAAGCTCACGACCTCGTTCTTGCGGGAATCCGGCCCGATGAAATCGGGATGATCCGCATAGAGCTTGAGCAGCTTGTCCTGGTAGGCCGACAAGCGGAAGAAATAGCTCTTCTCCTCGACCCATTCGACCGGCGTGCCCTGCGGACCGAGCCGAACGCCGTCGTCGTTGAGACGCGTCTCGTCCTCGGCGTAATACGCCTCGTCGCGCACCGAGTACCAGCCGGCGTAGGTGTCGGCATAGATGTCGCCGTTCGCCTCCATGCGCCGCCAGATCTCCTGGCTGGAGCGATGATGCTGCTCCTCCGTGGTGCGGATGAAGCGGTCGAACGACACGTTCAGGCGCTCGTCCATTTCCTTGAAGCGGCCAGCGTTGCGGGTTGCGAGGGCCGCTGCGGACATGCCCTCGCCGGCAGCGGTCTGGACCATTTTCTGGCCGTGCTCGTCGGTCCCGGTCAGGAAGAACACGTCCTTGCCGTCGAGCCGCGCAAAGCGCGCCAGCACGTCGGTCGCGATCGCCTCATAGGCGTGGCCGATATGCGGGCTGCCATTGGGATAGGCGATGGCGGTCGTGATGTAGAAGACGTTGTCGCGCGCGGCGGCGGCAACGGGCGCGGCAGCCTTTGGGGCGGCTGCCGGCGCTGCGGCTGCCGGCGCTGCGGCTTGCGGCGCTGCGGCAGGCTTCGGCGCAGGCGGGGCCTGGGGTTTATGAACCTTGGGCTTGGAGACCTTGGGCTTGACAGCCTTCGGCGGAGCGATGACGGGGGCCGGTGCGACGACGGCCGGCGCGGCAGCCTTCTTGGCTGATTTCTTCGCAGGTGTCTTGGCGAGCTTTTTGGCGGCCGCTTTCTTCGAAGCCTTCTTAGCGATGACTTGCTTCTTCGCAGCCTTCTTTGCCGGCTTCGCTATGCCTTTTTTTCCACCCCTTGTGGTGGTGGCTTTCTTGGACGCCTTGACCTTCTTGGAAGCTTTGCCGGTAAGCGGCTTCACAGCCTTCTTCGTGGCTTTCTTGGCAGTCCGCTTGGCTGCCTTCTTCGCAGCCTTCTTTCCCTTGGCGGTTTTCTTAGCTCGCGTTGCCACGACGAATTCCTTTACGGCTTCTCGAATTTTTTGAATCGAATCTGCGCCTAGCGCGTTGCGTCCGCCAGCCAGCCGAACACCGAGAAAACCAAGGGCTTGCGCTCCAGATTGTAGGTTTCGGTGTCGCGCGCGGCGCGGACGATCTTTTCCCATACCTCAGCTAGCCGCGCAAGGCGCGGCAAATTCTGGTTGGCATTGGCCTCGTCCGCATGCAGGCGTTCGGCGATCCAACGATCGATGCCGTCGATGAACGCGGCGAGCGCGACGCGGTCGCTGATGCCGAGGGAATCGCCGAGCGTGTGCAATTCGCGCGGGTCGACCTGCGGCAGGCGCGCCAGCAGCGCGGCGGTGCGCTGCTGAAGCTTCAGCGCGTCGCCGCCGAGCAGCGTCAGGGCCCGCGCAACGCTACCCTCGGAGGCCTCCGCCGCCTCGCGCAGCGCAGGATCGCTTGGATCGAGCTCGGCGGCCGCAGCCGCGGCCCCGACCACGTCGTCCGTTGCGAGCGGCCGCAGTCGGAGCTTGCGGCAGCGCGACTGGATGGTGGCGAGCACGCGCGCCGGCGCGTGGCTCACCAGAAGGAACAGCGATTGCTGCGGCGGCTCTTCGAGAATCTTCAGCAGCGCGTTGGCCGCGTTCGGATTGAGCTCGTCGACGGTGTCTACGATGCAGACCCGCCAGCCTTCGGCCGCCGCGGTCGAGCCGAAGAAGCCGATCGTCTCGCGTGTCTCGTCCACGGTGATCACGGTGCGCATCACGCCGCGATCGTTGGCGGTGCGCTCCAGCGTCAAGAGCCCGCCATGCGAGCCGGCCGCCACCTGCCGCGCCACGGCGTCATCGGGATCGACGGCAAGGTCCTGGGCGTGCTGCACGGCAGGCGCGAGCGGCTGGCCATGGGCGAGCACGAAGCGCGCCATGCGATAGGCCAGCGTCGCCTTGCCGATGCCCTGCGGCCCACCGATCAGCCAGGCATGCGGAATCCGCCCGCTGCGATAGGCTGACAGCAGCGCCGCCTCGGCCTCGCGATGGCCGAACAGCCTGGATGTCTCGCGCGGATGCGGAATGGCGGTTTCACGCTCGGACTGGCGCGGGCTCATGCTGAAATCACCGAAGCCGGTGTGGGAAGGAGACGATCGCGCAGCGCAGCCCAGATTCGGGCCGCGACCGTGTCAGGGTCGGAATTGGCGTCGATCAGCACGCAGCGCGCCGGATCGTCCGCAGCGATCTTGCGATAGGCCTCGCGCAGGCCCTGGTGAAAGCTGAGCTTCTCGCTTTCGAACCTGTCGGGCGTGCCATTGCCGCGGCGCGCGGCGGCGCGCTGCAGGCCGATCTCGACCGGCAAATCGAGGATGATGGTGAGATCCGGCTTGAGATCGCCGATCGTGACCCGCTGCATCGCGTTGATCAGGCCTTCAGGCACGCGGCCGAGGCTGCCCTGATAGGCCCGCGTCGAATCGGCGAAGCGGTCGCACAGCACCCAGACGCCCTGGTTGAGCGCAGGCAGGATCACGGTGCGGACATGATCGTCGCGCGCGGCGGCAAACAGCAGCGTCTCCGCCTCCGGACCGAGCAGTCTGCCCATCCCCGACAGCACCAGATGACGCATGATCTCGGCGCCCGGCGAGCCTCCCGGCTCACGGGTGACGCGGATGCGGAGTTTGGCCGCCTTGAGGCGGTCGGCCAGCTTCTTGATCTGGGTCGACTTGCCGGTGCCCTCGCCGCCTTCAAAGGTGATGAAGCGTCCGCGTCCGGACGGCCGCTGTCCTGGGCTCTCACTCATGATCAGAGCTTCTCGGCGCCTGCGCGGAACATGCCGATCACGAGCTCGCTGGCGCCGTCGATCGCGCGCCGCACGGTCGAGCCGGTGCCGATCGCTTCAGCCGCATAGACTGGCGTCTCCACCGCGATGTTGCCGCTGCGCCAGACCCTGACCACGCCGACCTTCTGGCCGGCCTCGACCGGCGCACGCACCGGGCCGCTATAGACGACGCGCGCAATCAGCTTGTCGCTGCCGTTCTTGTGCACCATCACCTTCACCGGAGTCTTGGCGACGAGCTTGACCGAGCGGCTCTCGCCGCCGAACACCTTGGCATAGCCGACGGGCTGGTCGGCCGCGATCAGCGTGCGGGTCTCGAAATTGCGAAAACCCCATTCCAGCATCTTCTTGGCTTCGCTGGCGCGATCGTCGGGGTCGTCCAGTCCGTTGACGACGACGATCAGCCGCGTGCCGTTCTGCACGGCCGAGCCGACCATGCCGTAGCCGCCTTCCTTGGTGTAGCCGGTCTTGAGACCGTCGGCGCCTTCCAGCGAATTGAGCAGCGGATTGCGGTTGGGCTGGCGGATCTTGTTCCAGGTGAACTCCTTCTCCCCGAACAGTTTGTAGAACTCCGGAAAGTCCAGGATGATGTGGCGGGCGAGCATGCTGAGCTCACGCACCGTCATCTTGTTGGCGGGGTCGGGCAGCCCGCTGGAATTGCCGAAGGTCGACCTGGTCATGCCGAGCTCGCGGGCGCGCTTGGTCATGAAGTCGGCCGCGAAGATCTTCTCGTTGCCGGCCATGGCTTCGGCGAGCGCGATGCAGGCGTCATTGCCGCTCTGGATGATCGCGCCGTGCAGGAGATCGTTGACGGAGACCTTGCTGTTGATGGCGGCGAACATGGTCGAGCCGCCCGAGGGGGCGCCGCCCCGCCGCCAGGCGTTCTCGCTGATCCGGTACTCGTCGGTCAGCTTGATGTCGCCCTTCTTGACCGCATTGAAGACGACCTCCGCCGTCATCAGCTTCATCATGCTGGAGGGCGCGCGCAGCTCGTCGGCGTTCTTCTCGAACAGCACGCTGCCGCTCGTGGCTTCGATCAGGATCGCGGTCGGAGCATCGCCGTCGAAGCCGGTATCGTCGGCCTTCTTGGCGCCCTGGACGCTCTGGTTGGCGGCCAGAAGCGCCCCGCTCCAGCCGACGCTTGCCACCAGGATCGTCGCCATCAGGCCGCGCGCAAGCGCTCCGGCGGTGAACCGGGTGCGACGGTGCGAAAGAAAACGACATGCCATGGCCAAGCCCTGAGAGCAGCGTTCTAACAGCTGGAATCGGTGCGAACAACGCGACGTTGGACGCTTGCCCAGAGATTGCACGATTCTCGCCGTGCCCCTATCGTGGCACCTCACCTTTCCCGACCAAACCCCTGAAACAAGGCGGAAAAGCGATGTCCTCCACGCGCATGATCAAGGCCAACGGCATCGAGCTCTTCATCCGCGAAGCCGGCCAGGGTCCGCTGGTGGTGCTGTGCCACGGCTGGCCCGAGCTGTCCTATTCCTGGCGCCACCAGATCCCCGCGCTCGCGGCCGCCGGGTTTCACGTCGTCGCCCCCGACATGCGCGGCTACGGCCAGAGCGCCGCGCCGCCCGAGGTTGCGGCCTACTCGATCTTCGACACGGTCGGCGACGTGGTCGGCCTGGTGCAGGCGCTCGGCGAGACCAGGGCGATGGTGGTCGGCCACGATTGGGGCGCGCCGGTCGCCTGGCATGCGGCGCTGTTCCGGCCCGACATCTTCACGGCGGTCGCCGGCTTGAGCGTGCCGCCGCCGTTCCGCGGCCGCGGCAAGCCGCTCGATTTGCTGCGCCAGGGCGGCGTCACCAATTTCTACTGGCAGTATTTCCAGACGCCGGGTGTCGCCGAGGCCGAGCTGGAGCGCGACGTCGCCCGCACCATGCGCGTCGTGCTCGGGGGACGCGGCCTGGCCGACCCCACCGCCGCGATGTTCGTGCAGGAGGGCAAGGGCTTTCTCGGCCATGCGGGCGCTGAGGAACCGCTGCCCGGCTGGCTCAGCGAGGCTGACCTCGCCTATTTCACTGAAAGCTTCCGCAAGTCCGGCTTCCGCGGCGGGCTGAACTGGTATCGCAACATCGACCGCAATTGGGAGCTGACGGCGCCCTGGCAGGACGCGCAGATCCGTCAGCCCTCGCTGTTCATCGCCGGCTCCAAGGACGCCGTCATCACCGGCCTGATCGGCGCCAAGCGCGTCAACGAGCTCGAGCGCGTGCTGCCGAATCTGAAGCAAAAGCTGATCCTCGAGGGCGCCGGCCATTGGGTGCAGCAGGAACGGCCCGACGAGGTGAACGCGGCGCTGGTGCAATTCCTCAAGGCCAGCGCGGCCTAGTAGAGCCCGCGGCCGCTCAGGATGTTGCGCGCCTCGGCGGCGCCGTCGGACGTGGTCTCCGTCGCGTAGCGGCCATCAGCGTCATAGGACACGGCGCGGGCGTTCTGGAGCGCCCGGCCCCGGCTGCGGCTCGATGCCGACATTTCCGAGGTCGCATTGAGCGAGGCCATGTCGGCGGAGGTGCTGCCGAGATTGTAGGGCCGGCCCTCCGGCATCGGCACGTCGCCGCGAATGGCTCCGCGGCCCGATGATGGCAGCTCCGGCACGAACGGCTTGGCCGAGGCGACCCGGACCATCGAGGGCGACGGCGCCGGAACGCCGGTGCGCAGGGTCGCCAGAAGCTGGCGGTCGTCGGAGC contains:
- the metG gene encoding methionine--tRNA ligase — its product is MATRAKKTAKGKKAAKKAAKRTAKKATKKAVKPLTGKASKKVKASKKATTTRGGKKGIAKPAKKAAKKQVIAKKASKKAAAKKLAKTPAKKSAKKAAAPAVVAPAPVIAPPKAVKPKVSKPKVHKPQAPPAPKPAAAPQAAAPAAAAPAAAPKAAAPVAAAARDNVFYITTAIAYPNGSPHIGHAYEAIATDVLARFARLDGKDVFFLTGTDEHGQKMVQTAAGEGMSAAALATRNAGRFKEMDERLNVSFDRFIRTTEEQHHRSSQEIWRRMEANGDIYADTYAGWYSVRDEAYYAEDETRLNDDGVRLGPQGTPVEWVEEKSYFFRLSAYQDKLLKLYADHPDFIGPDSRKNEVVSFVKGGLRDLSISRTTFDWGVKVPGDEEHVMYVWVDALTNYITGVGFPDESDKNWRYWPADVHIIGKDIIRFHAVYWPAFLLSAGIPLPKRVYAHGFLFNRGEKMSKSVGNVVDPFNLADQYGVDQMRYFFLREVPFGQDGNYNHEAIVARINADLANDLGNLAQRSLSMIAKQLGGVLPEPGEFSDNDKAILAMADGMVAASREAMATQQIHQWLNAVWAVVAEANRYFAGEAPWALAKTDPARQKTVLYVTAEVVRQIAILAQPAMPAASGKLLDSLGVPEGERSFAMLGGAKRIAPGSTLPAPTPAFPRYIEPAA
- a CDS encoding DNA polymerase III subunit delta', with the translated sequence MSPRQSERETAIPHPRETSRLFGHREAEAALLSAYRSGRIPHAWLIGGPQGIGKATLAYRMARFVLAHGQPLAPAVQHAQDLAVDPDDAVARQVAAGSHGGLLTLERTANDRGVMRTVITVDETRETIGFFGSTAAAEGWRVCIVDTVDELNPNAANALLKILEEPPQQSLFLLVSHAPARVLATIQSRCRKLRLRPLATDDVVGAAAAAAELDPSDPALREAAEASEGSVARALTLLGGDALKLQQRTAALLARLPQVDPRELHTLGDSLGISDRVALAAFIDGIDRWIAERLHADEANANQNLPRLARLAEVWEKIVRAARDTETYNLERKPLVFSVFGWLADATR
- the tmk gene encoding dTMP kinase, which translates into the protein MSESPGQRPSGRGRFITFEGGEGTGKSTQIKKLADRLKAAKLRIRVTREPGGSPGAEIMRHLVLSGMGRLLGPEAETLLFAAARDDHVRTVILPALNQGVWVLCDRFADSTRAYQGSLGRVPEGLINAMQRVTIGDLKPDLTIILDLPVEIGLQRAAARRGNGTPDRFESEKLSFHQGLREAYRKIAADDPARCVLIDANSDPDTVAARIWAALRDRLLPTPASVISA
- a CDS encoding D-alanyl-D-alanine carboxypeptidase family protein, with the protein product MATILVASVGWSGALLAANQSVQGAKKADDTGFDGDAPTAILIEATSGSVLFEKNADELRAPSSMMKLMTAEVVFNAVKKGDIKLTDEYRISENAWRRGGAPSGGSTMFAAINSKVSVNDLLHGAIIQSGNDACIALAEAMAGNEKIFAADFMTKRARELGMTRSTFGNSSGLPDPANKMTVRELSMLARHIILDFPEFYKLFGEKEFTWNKIRQPNRNPLLNSLEGADGLKTGYTKEGGYGMVGSAVQNGTRLIVVVNGLDDPDDRASEAKKMLEWGFRNFETRTLIAADQPVGYAKVFGGESRSVKLVAKTPVKVMVHKNGSDKLIARVVYSGPVRAPVEAGQKVGVVRVWRSGNIAVETPVYAAEAIGTGSTVRRAIDGASELVIGMFRAGAEKL
- a CDS encoding alpha/beta fold hydrolase, with the protein product MSSTRMIKANGIELFIREAGQGPLVVLCHGWPELSYSWRHQIPALAAAGFHVVAPDMRGYGQSAAPPEVAAYSIFDTVGDVVGLVQALGETRAMVVGHDWGAPVAWHAALFRPDIFTAVAGLSVPPPFRGRGKPLDLLRQGGVTNFYWQYFQTPGVAEAELERDVARTMRVVLGGRGLADPTAAMFVQEGKGFLGHAGAEEPLPGWLSEADLAYFTESFRKSGFRGGLNWYRNIDRNWELTAPWQDAQIRQPSLFIAGSKDAVITGLIGAKRVNELERVLPNLKQKLILEGAGHWVQQERPDEVNAALVQFLKASAA